In one window of Gudongella oleilytica DNA:
- a CDS encoding N-acetylmuramoyl-L-alanine amidase family protein produces MITKKLIGYNYSGRNGEAIKYIVVHDTGNPSRGAGAENHCLYFNKPGRNASAHYLVDSRETLQLVEDHNSAWHCGDGKGRFGITNRNSIGIELCINIDGDWELTKKRGIDLIRYLLMKHDLPKDRVVRHYDASLKNCPGKMSAMGWREWTRFYDEI; encoded by the coding sequence ATGATAACCAAGAAGCTTATAGGATATAACTACTCAGGCAGAAATGGGGAAGCCATAAAGTATATAGTAGTGCATGACACAGGGAATCCCTCAAGGGGAGCCGGAGCGGAGAATCATTGCCTGTATTTCAATAAACCGGGCAGAAATGCTTCAGCCCATTACCTTGTGGACAGCAGGGAGACACTTCAGCTTGTCGAGGACCATAACTCGGCATGGCACTGTGGGGACGGAAAAGGAAGATTCGGGATCACCAATAGAAATTCCATTGGTATCGAGCTGTGCATAAATATAGATGGAGACTGGGAGCTTACTAAGAAGCGTGGAATAGACCTGATCCGTTATTTGCTTATGAAGCATGATCTTCCAAAGGACAGGGTAGTCAGGCACTATGATGCAAGTCTCAAGAATTGTCCCGGGAAAATGTCGGCAATGGGCTGGAGGGAATGGACCAGATTCTATGATGAAATCTGA
- a CDS encoding hemerythrin domain-containing protein, whose protein sequence is MDINEVIKDIAENHHGYLKQEMPVIKEMANKILKVHYKDCHEELIKVHRAYGKVENELELQLVKKQLVVLPLIREYNKNGDRALLDEIRLAVEDVEKDNDILLEAFDELRSATNNYTMPPSGCQTYNTTYRKMEKLEEESKAYLELERKMYKEIL, encoded by the coding sequence ATGGACATAAACGAAGTGATCAAGGATATAGCCGAGAATCACCATGGGTATCTCAAGCAGGAGATGCCGGTGATAAAGGAGATGGCCAACAAGATACTGAAGGTACATTATAAGGATTGCCACGAGGAGCTTATCAAGGTCCACAGAGCATACGGAAAAGTAGAGAATGAACTTGAGCTTCAATTAGTCAAGAAGCAGCTCGTAGTTTTGCCGCTGATCCGGGAATACAACAAAAATGGAGACAGAGCTTTACTGGATGAAATAAGGCTTGCAGTCGAGGATGTTGAAAAGGACAATGATATCCTGCTGGAAGCCTTCGATGAGCTAAGAAGTGCAACTAATAATTACACCATGCCGCCAAGCGGCTGCCAGACATACAATACAACCTACAGGAAGATGGAAAAGCTGGAGGAGGAATCAAAAGCATATCTCGAGCTTGAAAGAAAAATGTATAAGGAAATACTCTAA
- a CDS encoding DMT family transporter has protein sequence MGIIIILASGLFFTLSSFFGKLVTTTTDMNSIVTSFFRFFIGAILISIYMKYKGATFKANKPKPVIIRAVLNAFGIILFTISINYTTITNTNMLNLTYPVFVLILAPFVTGERIRPSSFVYLIVIMFGVYLVSQPSFDHINTGDLIAFSSAGITGLGTLYLTEARKHDTGDTIILYIMYIGLIINTPLAFNELMNFDNAALPYILASALLGILGQVFLTWGYKYVDSATGSLVSTTRILMAALIGVLFLGEPFTDNIKLGIIIIFGAVAGLSGYFQRLFNKVRSSGIGHWGGE, from the coding sequence TTGGGCATAATAATAATCCTTGCATCGGGGCTTTTCTTCACATTAAGCTCATTCTTCGGCAAGCTGGTCACAACTACAACTGACATGAATTCAATAGTCACAAGCTTCTTCAGGTTTTTCATCGGAGCGATCCTTATTTCCATCTACATGAAGTATAAAGGAGCAACATTTAAAGCCAACAAGCCAAAGCCTGTTATAATAAGAGCCGTGTTGAACGCATTTGGAATAATCCTGTTCACGATTTCTATAAACTATACAACGATAACCAATACCAACATGCTTAATCTTACATATCCGGTTTTTGTACTTATACTCGCTCCTTTTGTGACCGGTGAGAGGATAAGACCGTCAAGCTTTGTATACCTTATTGTTATAATGTTTGGAGTATACCTCGTTTCTCAACCCTCATTCGATCATATAAATACTGGAGACCTAATAGCTTTCTCATCAGCAGGGATAACCGGTCTTGGAACCCTATATCTCACCGAGGCGAGGAAGCACGACACTGGAGATACAATTATCCTTTATATTATGTATATCGGGCTTATAATAAACACTCCTTTGGCATTTAATGAGCTCATGAATTTTGATAATGCAGCCTTGCCATATATTTTGGCATCCGCCTTGCTTGGCATACTGGGTCAGGTATTTCTGACCTGGGGATACAAATATGTGGATTCAGCTACTGGTTCCCTGGTGTCTACCACCAGGATACTTATGGCAGCGCTCATAGGTGTACTTTTTCTTGGCGAGCCTTTTACTGACAATATCAAGCTGGGAATAATAATAATTTTTGGCGCGGTTGCCGGCTTAAGCGGGTATTTCCAGCGTCTGTTCAACAAGGTAAGGTCATCTGGGATAGGACATTGGGGCGGAGAATGA
- a CDS encoding glycerate kinase has product MKIVIASDSFKGSLSSTEVADSLETGIRRIYPGAEILKLPVADGGEGTVDTLVTGLGGRLITAEVVGPSGNLITSSFGVLPGGEAIIEMAAASGLTLVKDGKLDPMNTTTFGTGQLILKALRMGCRRIYIGIGGSATNDGGVGMAQALGVSFKDLSGNEIVFGGGALKYLETIDISGRTELLDGAEVIIMSDVTNPLCGVKGASRVYGPQKGADPEMVEMLDSNLLRYGEKIKETLGLDIIDMPGSGAAGGLGAGLVAFCNGRLERGIEMILDLLQFESKLEGADLVITGEGRIDSQSAYGKVPSGVASRAMTQGVPVIAIAGGLGEGYEKLYETGVKLILPVIDRPMTLEEAMKDARRLVADTGERIARMI; this is encoded by the coding sequence ATGAAAATCGTGATTGCATCGGATTCCTTTAAGGGATCATTAAGCTCCACAGAGGTGGCAGACAGTCTTGAGACTGGTATAAGAAGGATATATCCGGGAGCTGAGATATTAAAGCTGCCAGTGGCTGATGGCGGAGAAGGGACAGTGGATACCTTAGTGACAGGCCTGGGAGGAAGACTGATAACCGCTGAGGTTGTAGGACCCTCAGGAAACCTTATTACATCAAGCTTTGGCGTCCTGCCGGGAGGAGAGGCTATAATCGAGATGGCAGCTGCATCAGGACTGACACTGGTTAAGGATGGAAAGCTTGATCCGATGAACACAACGACCTTCGGAACAGGACAGCTGATCCTTAAGGCTCTCAGGATGGGCTGCAGAAGGATTTATATTGGCATTGGAGGCTCAGCAACCAACGACGGGGGAGTGGGGATGGCTCAGGCGCTGGGGGTGTCTTTTAAGGACTTAAGTGGCAATGAGATAGTCTTTGGCGGAGGCGCCCTTAAATACCTTGAGACTATAGATATCTCAGGAAGGACTGAGTTGCTGGATGGGGCAGAGGTTATCATAATGTCTGATGTAACCAATCCTCTATGTGGAGTTAAGGGCGCTTCACGAGTCTATGGGCCACAGAAGGGAGCGGATCCTGAAATGGTTGAGATGCTTGACAGCAATCTTCTCAGGTATGGAGAAAAGATAAAAGAAACACTGGGGTTGGATATTATCGATATGCCGGGTAGTGGAGCAGCTGGTGGACTTGGTGCCGGTCTTGTGGCATTTTGCAATGGAAGGCTTGAACGAGGTATAGAGATGATCCTTGATCTACTCCAATTTGAGAGTAAGCTTGAGGGAGCAGATCTCGTAATAACTGGAGAAGGCAGGATCGACAGTCAGTCCGCCTATGGAAAGGTACCATCAGGGGTTGCAAGTAGGGCTATGACACAGGGAGTACCAGTAATAGCAATTGCAGGTGGTCTGGGAGAGGGCTATGAAAAACTTTATGAGACCGGAGTAAAGCTTATACTGCCGGTTATCGACAGGCCAATGACGCTTGAGGAAGCCATGAAAGATGCCAGGAGATTAGTTGCTGATACAGGAGAACGCATCGCAAGAATGATTTAG
- a CDS encoding TraB/GumN family protein, whose product MKNHVSNKKFHVLLLALLLVFSSFTSVWANEAPIPDFSPWALEDLNEGERYGLFDPSWYYDGFRDQITTERADMILSGIEERLEALGYERTAVETYLIPEMPLARGEFLTQLYNILEKFGLELDGTPEEYFTKMGVLRGTGTGNALDAPCTSEHGVIFGTRLVEAVYNEQDAGSRGFMWLAEKGGNKVYLLGSIHIGDNLVYPVDNSIKEAFGESQALYVEANLFDQSGGMEYFMEKSMYQDGTSIRDHIPAELHEKVIKALELYGIPYEAYSTFKPWSLANNLNAIHTSNSDSLEDGQQAAMLGIDLYFMTKAMLMGMPIVELEGIAFQADMFDGLSKKVQVMYLESIVDAILDPTDEGDEEQDLLKEWLIQWQKGDYESFTESYADSMEEEDEISRELAMMLFGERDENMANKIMELLDAQGEATYFLVVGAGHFTVENSIIDRLKASGYNVQYIAK is encoded by the coding sequence ATGAAAAATCATGTATCGAATAAGAAATTTCACGTTCTTCTTCTGGCATTACTTCTGGTGTTTTCATCCTTCACATCAGTTTGGGCGAATGAAGCACCGATTCCTGATTTCAGTCCGTGGGCACTAGAGGATCTTAACGAAGGTGAAAGATATGGACTGTTTGATCCTTCGTGGTATTATGACGGATTCCGGGATCAGATAACTACCGAAAGAGCCGATATGATACTAAGCGGAATTGAAGAAAGACTTGAGGCATTAGGTTATGAAAGAACTGCAGTCGAAACTTATTTGATCCCCGAGATGCCTTTGGCAAGGGGAGAATTTCTGACACAGCTTTATAATATTTTGGAAAAGTTCGGGTTGGAGCTTGATGGGACACCTGAGGAATATTTCACCAAGATGGGAGTTCTTAGAGGCACTGGTACCGGAAATGCCTTGGATGCACCCTGTACATCGGAGCATGGCGTAATTTTTGGAACAAGGCTCGTTGAAGCAGTTTACAACGAGCAAGATGCAGGATCAAGAGGATTTATGTGGTTGGCGGAAAAGGGAGGTAATAAGGTCTACCTTCTTGGCTCCATACACATTGGTGATAATCTGGTATATCCGGTCGATAATTCTATAAAGGAGGCCTTTGGAGAATCACAAGCTCTGTATGTTGAGGCAAATCTATTCGACCAGTCAGGTGGGATGGAGTATTTCATGGAGAAGTCCATGTACCAGGATGGAACCTCAATAAGGGATCATATACCGGCTGAGCTTCATGAAAAAGTGATCAAGGCTCTTGAGTTGTATGGAATACCATATGAGGCTTATTCAACCTTTAAACCGTGGAGTCTTGCAAACAATCTAAACGCGATCCATACCTCAAACTCAGACAGCCTTGAGGATGGCCAACAAGCGGCTATGCTTGGCATAGACTTATATTTCATGACCAAGGCAATGCTTATGGGAATGCCGATAGTTGAGCTCGAGGGAATAGCCTTCCAGGCTGATATGTTCGATGGACTGTCAAAGAAGGTTCAGGTAATGTACCTGGAAAGCATTGTTGATGCAATACTTGATCCTACTGATGAAGGCGATGAGGAACAGGATCTTCTGAAAGAATGGTTGATCCAGTGGCAGAAGGGTGACTACGAGAGCTTCACTGAGAGCTACGCGGACTCAATGGAGGAAGAGGATGAAATCTCCAGGGAGCTTGCCATGATGTTGTTTGGCGAAAGAGATGAGAATATGGCAAATAAAATAATGGAGCTGCTCGATGCACAAGGAGAAGCTACCTACTTCCTGGTTGTCGGAGCGGGACACTTCACTGTTGAGAACTCAATTATCGACAGACTGAAGGCTTCAGGGTATAATGTTCAGTATATAGCCAAATAA
- a CDS encoding homoserine dehydrogenase has translation MRIGIIGLGGVGRALISLLIEKSDELITMGVKPKIVFVLNSSSGCYREEGIDLRELLDHLETSRDLSLLDGGFQGGDIHGLLDVANLDFLIEATPTDKTTGEPALGHILSALGRGVNVVTANKGPVMLYYRRLKDLADTMGVSLGIGCTAGGALPTISSGQYDLLGARVTGIRGVLNGTTNYILTLMEEEGLEYIEALGKAQKEGIAETDPAMDVEGWDTAIKLIIITNALMGSNLKLQDASIEGIQNLKLEDVNKAIAQGKKIKLIGKVQREGNSWNLVVAPEAVDKNDIFFGVNGKNKGIQYLTDTLGEVAVLGGASNLKGAAASLLRDLLQIWSKIK, from the coding sequence ATGAGGATTGGAATAATAGGGCTTGGCGGGGTAGGAAGAGCATTAATATCGCTACTGATCGAAAAAAGTGACGAGCTTATTACGATGGGGGTAAAGCCGAAAATAGTATTTGTGCTAAACAGCAGCTCCGGATGCTATAGAGAAGAAGGAATCGATCTAAGGGAGCTCCTCGATCATCTGGAAACATCCAGGGACCTTTCTCTTCTTGATGGAGGCTTCCAGGGAGGAGATATCCACGGTCTTCTTGATGTTGCAAATCTGGATTTTCTTATTGAAGCGACTCCAACTGACAAGACTACCGGTGAGCCTGCACTAGGCCATATCCTGTCTGCACTTGGAAGGGGAGTAAATGTAGTCACGGCAAATAAGGGCCCTGTAATGCTTTACTATAGAAGACTTAAGGACCTTGCGGATACTATGGGAGTGAGCCTTGGTATCGGCTGTACGGCAGGTGGTGCGCTCCCTACCATAAGCAGCGGGCAGTATGATCTTTTGGGGGCACGGGTAACAGGAATACGAGGAGTGCTTAATGGAACAACCAACTACATATTGACCTTGATGGAGGAGGAAGGCCTGGAATATATCGAAGCTCTTGGTAAGGCCCAGAAGGAGGGTATAGCAGAGACGGATCCCGCCATGGACGTCGAGGGCTGGGATACGGCAATAAAGCTTATAATAATTACAAATGCCCTTATGGGTTCAAATTTAAAGCTTCAGGATGCCAGCATCGAGGGCATACAAAATCTAAAACTTGAAGACGTAAATAAAGCTATTGCACAAGGCAAGAAGATTAAGCTTATTGGGAAGGTGCAAAGGGAAGGAAATAGCTGGAATTTAGTTGTTGCTCCGGAGGCTGTCGACAAAAATGATATCTTCTTTGGTGTCAACGGGAAGAATAAGGGGATCCAATATTTGACCGATACCCTGGGAGAGGTTGCGGTCCTTGGTGGAGCATCCAATTTAAAAGGAGCCGCTGCTTCCTTACTGAGGGATTTGCTGCAGATATGGAGCAAAATCAAATGA
- a CDS encoding ACT domain-containing protein, with amino-acid sequence MVKNGPESLMRITGLMKRRGCEVKSLSLELDEDSSMSTLVITLGANDDEMDNIIMQMRRFQDVFQLIEKYGCSVKTADFKPTILQNVELKTLFPKCLEYLSRYPEENGPVLPFSTLF; translated from the coding sequence ATGGTTAAAAACGGACCAGAATCGCTAATGAGAATAACAGGACTTATGAAAAGAAGAGGCTGTGAAGTCAAGAGCCTTAGCCTGGAGCTTGATGAGGATTCCTCAATGTCGACTCTTGTCATTACACTTGGTGCAAATGATGATGAAATGGACAACATAATAATGCAGATGAGAAGATTTCAAGACGTATTTCAATTAATTGAAAAATATGGTTGTAGTGTCAAAACAGCCGATTTTAAGCCCACAATCTTACAAAATGTTGAGTTGAAAACATTGTTTCCCAAATGTCTTGAATATTTGTCAAGATATCCGGAAGAAAACGGTCCTGTCTTACCTTTTTCAACACTCTTTTAA
- a CDS encoding transposase, whose product MAFKPNAVQQINMEDALLNLPPRVKKFVEKSWSAGFSEIIFPQINEKRFAVLYSDNPATRPNTPVNAIIGALIIKELFSLTDEDLLESILCDVRFQVALRTTSFKEQPFSDRTFSRFRERLYYHELNTGEDLLKEEMVDLAEAFRKYLNIEPTLKRMDSLMVASGSKKMSRLEILYTCVANLVKQLHKNGETTLVQPLQTYLKEEHRNQIIYHQRHEDLDQRLNAVIQDAKHLMDLVPVISQQTEAYHHLVRVMEEQTHTDDTGTTIAKPKKDISTQSMQNPSDPDATFRWKSGQNHKGYVAHVVETTGKEGSMITAYEYQPNTHSDNEFCRKTIEEMGPQKEKTTLVADGAYASTENTLMAEANNIDLVTTSLLGKAPNEVQAHFKLDTENHKVLKCPAGKKPYKTCYYQQTGIYRASFTLSACQDCPLRNQCGMKPQKKSNYVMITEKTVQRAEYLQKYSLPKYQELARIRNGVEGIPSVLRRKHHVDQMPVRGYLRSKMWFGFKITAINVKRVLKKVRQDRFLPDILTNIQDIWETMFSTQHFVRLWA is encoded by the coding sequence ATGGCTTTTAAACCCAATGCTGTCCAACAAATCAACATGGAAGATGCGCTGCTTAACCTCCCGCCACGTGTTAAGAAATTTGTTGAGAAATCATGGTCCGCCGGTTTTTCAGAGATCATTTTTCCACAGATTAACGAAAAACGGTTCGCGGTCTTGTACAGTGACAATCCGGCTACCCGACCCAACACGCCTGTCAATGCCATCATCGGTGCGTTGATCATTAAAGAACTGTTTAGCCTAACTGACGAAGACCTGCTGGAATCCATCCTGTGCGACGTACGGTTTCAAGTAGCACTACGCACCACCAGTTTCAAGGAACAACCCTTCAGCGACCGCACCTTCAGCCGATTTCGTGAACGATTGTACTATCACGAACTGAACACCGGCGAAGATTTACTAAAAGAAGAAATGGTTGATCTGGCCGAAGCCTTTCGAAAGTACCTAAACATCGAACCCACTTTAAAACGAATGGACAGCCTGATGGTGGCCTCTGGCAGCAAGAAGATGAGCCGCCTTGAAATTTTGTACACCTGTGTTGCCAACTTGGTAAAGCAGCTTCATAAAAACGGTGAAACAACATTGGTGCAACCCCTGCAGACCTACCTGAAAGAAGAACACCGAAACCAGATCATCTACCACCAGCGCCATGAAGACCTGGACCAACGCCTGAATGCTGTTATCCAGGATGCGAAACACCTGATGGACCTGGTGCCGGTAATAAGCCAACAAACAGAAGCTTATCACCACCTGGTCCGAGTGATGGAAGAACAAACCCACACCGATGACACAGGAACGACCATAGCTAAGCCGAAAAAAGATATCTCGACCCAGAGTATGCAAAACCCCTCCGACCCAGACGCCACCTTCCGCTGGAAAAGCGGCCAGAACCATAAAGGCTATGTGGCACATGTCGTTGAAACCACAGGTAAAGAAGGCAGTATGATCACCGCCTACGAATATCAGCCCAACACCCACAGCGACAATGAGTTTTGTCGAAAAACCATCGAAGAGATGGGCCCTCAGAAAGAGAAGACCACCCTGGTAGCTGACGGAGCCTATGCCAGTACCGAGAACACCTTAATGGCAGAAGCCAACAACATAGATCTGGTGACCACCTCCCTCTTGGGAAAAGCCCCAAATGAAGTACAAGCCCATTTCAAACTCGATACCGAGAATCATAAGGTGTTAAAATGCCCAGCTGGGAAAAAACCATACAAAACTTGCTATTACCAACAGACAGGAATCTATCGGGCCTCTTTTACACTGAGCGCCTGCCAGGATTGTCCGCTACGAAATCAATGTGGCATGAAACCCCAAAAGAAATCCAACTACGTGATGATTACCGAAAAAACGGTTCAACGGGCCGAATATCTACAAAAGTATTCTCTGCCAAAATACCAGGAACTGGCAAGAATACGAAACGGAGTGGAAGGCATACCCTCCGTCCTTAGGCGCAAGCACCATGTTGATCAAATGCCTGTCCGGGGTTATCTGCGCTCAAAAATGTGGTTTGGGTTTAAAATTACAGCAATCAACGTTAAAAGAGTGTTGAAAAAGGTAAGACAGGACCGTTTTCTTCCGGATATCTTGACAAATATTCAAGACATTTGGGAAACAATGTTTTCAACTCAACATTTTGTAAGATTGTGGGCTTAA
- the ilvC gene encoding ketol-acid reductoisomerase, producing the protein MAKLYYENDCNLQVLSGKKVAVIGYGSQGHAHALNLTESGVEVMVGLYEGSRSWQKAEEVGLKVTTSGDAAEWADIVMLLVNDEKQVELYEKSIKKALRPGKYLAFAHGFNIHYGQIVPPEDVNVFMVAPKGPGHTVRSQYQEGKGVPCLVTTYQDPSGDTMDVALAYAAGIGGARAGVLKTTFKEETETDLFGEQAVLCGGVTALMKAGFEVLVEAGYEPESAYFECLHEMKLIIDLVNQGGLSYMRHSISDTAEYGDYVTGSRIITEDTKNEMRKVLKEVQNGTFAKNWILENKANRPYFNAMRRIEKDHPMEVVGRELRKMMSWLKK; encoded by the coding sequence ATGGCGAAGCTTTATTATGAAAATGATTGTAATCTGCAGGTACTTAGCGGCAAGAAGGTAGCGGTAATAGGCTATGGAAGCCAGGGACATGCACATGCCCTCAATCTTACTGAATCCGGAGTGGAGGTCATGGTAGGACTTTATGAGGGGAGCAGATCATGGCAGAAGGCTGAGGAGGTCGGACTAAAGGTTACAACCTCCGGAGATGCTGCTGAGTGGGCAGATATCGTAATGCTTCTTGTCAACGATGAAAAGCAGGTAGAGCTCTATGAAAAGAGTATTAAGAAAGCACTTAGGCCAGGAAAGTATCTTGCTTTCGCTCATGGCTTCAACATACATTACGGTCAAATAGTTCCTCCTGAGGATGTCAATGTGTTCATGGTTGCTCCAAAGGGACCTGGGCATACGGTAAGAAGCCAGTATCAGGAAGGAAAGGGAGTTCCTTGTCTTGTCACTACATATCAGGATCCAAGCGGTGACACAATGGATGTAGCGCTTGCATATGCAGCCGGGATCGGTGGAGCAAGAGCTGGAGTGCTTAAGACGACTTTCAAGGAAGAGACTGAAACAGACCTGTTCGGAGAGCAGGCAGTTCTTTGCGGCGGAGTAACTGCACTTATGAAGGCAGGCTTTGAGGTGTTGGTTGAAGCGGGCTATGAGCCGGAGAGCGCATATTTTGAGTGCCTTCATGAGATGAAGCTTATAATAGACCTGGTTAATCAGGGCGGTCTTAGCTACATGAGACATTCAATAAGCGATACAGCTGAATACGGAGATTATGTTACTGGAAGCAGAATAATAACTGAAGACACCAAAAATGAGATGAGAAAGGTACTTAAAGAGGTTCAGAATGGAACCTTCGCAAAGAACTGGATCCTTGAGAATAAAGCAAACAGACCTTACTTCAACGCCATGAGAAGGATCGAAAAAGATCATCCCATGGAGGTAGTAGGAAGAGAGCTCAGAAAGATGATGAGCTGGCTTAAGAAATAG
- the ilvD gene encoding dihydroxy-acid dehydratase has translation MRSNSVKSGVEKAPHRSLMKALGLTIEEIEKPLIGVVNTFNEIVPGHKHLREVAEAVKRGVLMSGGTPLEFPAIAVCDGIAMNHQGMKYSLVSRELIADSVEVMAMAHGLDGLVMIPNCDKVVPAMLMVAARLNIPTIIVSGGPMLAGKHRGRYIDLSSMFEAVGAVKAGNMSEEELLEMEDSACPGCGSCAGMFTANSMNCMTEALGLALPGNGTIPAVYGERMRLAKYSGMKIMELVEKDVRPKDIMTEDAFHNALVVDMALGCSTNTVLHLSAIAYEAGVPINLDIINDISMATPNLCRLSPAGPDHIEDLYEAGGIPRVMKELSKKNLLKLDVKNVTCRSLDDVLKEVKELPQTVIAPIDKPYSETGGIAVLRGNLAPDGAVVKKSAVAPEMLVHSGPARVFDSEEEAVDAILGRRINKGEVLVIRYEGPKGGPGMREMLSPTAALAGMGLDKDVALITDGRFSGATRGASIGHVSPEAALGGTIALVKEGDRINIDMMKGSLDLEVSDDELAIRKQDWNYVPNEVFGYLKKYEKIVKSASTGAVCIP, from the coding sequence ATGAGGAGCAATAGTGTAAAATCTGGGGTTGAGAAGGCCCCTCACAGATCATTGATGAAGGCTCTTGGACTGACGATTGAGGAGATTGAAAAGCCTCTTATCGGTGTTGTAAATACCTTTAATGAGATCGTCCCTGGTCATAAGCACCTGAGAGAGGTTGCAGAGGCAGTTAAAAGAGGCGTACTAATGAGCGGCGGCACGCCGCTTGAATTCCCGGCTATTGCAGTATGCGACGGGATTGCCATGAATCACCAGGGGATGAAGTATTCTCTGGTAAGCAGGGAGCTTATTGCTGACAGCGTGGAGGTAATGGCTATGGCACATGGGCTAGACGGACTTGTTATGATTCCCAATTGTGACAAGGTCGTGCCAGCGATGCTTATGGTTGCAGCAAGGCTCAACATCCCAACGATTATTGTCAGCGGAGGCCCGATGCTTGCAGGAAAACACCGGGGAAGGTACATAGATCTAAGCAGTATGTTTGAAGCTGTAGGAGCTGTAAAAGCAGGAAACATGAGCGAGGAAGAGCTCCTTGAGATGGAGGATTCCGCTTGTCCTGGCTGCGGCTCATGTGCTGGGATGTTTACGGCAAACTCCATGAACTGCATGACAGAGGCTCTCGGGCTTGCACTTCCCGGAAATGGTACCATACCAGCAGTTTACGGGGAGCGGATGAGACTTGCCAAATACTCAGGGATGAAGATCATGGAGCTGGTCGAAAAAGATGTAAGACCAAAGGACATAATGACTGAGGACGCATTCCACAACGCACTGGTAGTTGATATGGCTCTTGGCTGCTCTACAAACACAGTTTTGCACCTGTCAGCCATAGCATATGAAGCAGGGGTCCCAATCAACCTTGATATTATAAATGATATAAGTATGGCAACTCCTAATCTCTGCAGACTGAGTCCTGCAGGACCTGACCATATTGAAGATCTTTACGAGGCTGGCGGGATACCAAGGGTAATGAAGGAGCTTAGCAAAAAGAATCTTCTTAAGCTGGATGTAAAGAACGTTACCTGCAGAAGCCTTGACGATGTCCTTAAGGAAGTAAAGGAGCTGCCTCAAACGGTTATTGCGCCAATAGACAAGCCATATAGTGAAACTGGCGGGATAGCGGTACTTAGAGGGAACCTTGCACCAGACGGAGCTGTAGTCAAGAAGTCAGCGGTAGCACCTGAAATGCTCGTACACTCAGGACCTGCCAGGGTATTCGACAGCGAAGAGGAAGCAGTGGATGCAATACTTGGCAGAAGGATAAATAAGGGCGAGGTTTTGGTAATAAGGTATGAAGGACCGAAGGGTGGTCCTGGTATGAGGGAGATGCTCTCACCAACTGCAGCACTTGCAGGAATGGGTCTTGACAAGGATGTAGCCCTGATAACAGACGGCAGGTTCTCCGGAGCCACAAGGGGAGCATCGATCGGTCACGTGTCGCCTGAAGCGGCGCTTGGCGGAACCATAGCCTTGGTAAAAGAGGGAGACAGGATAAATATAGACATGATGAAGGGCTCACTGGACCTTGAGGTATCAGATGATGAGCTTGCAATAAGAAAACAGGATTGGAATTACGTTCCTAATGAGGTATTCGGATATCTTAAAAAGTATGAAAAAATAGTCAAGTCTGCTTCAACAGGGGCGGTGTGTATACCATAG